A section of the Kribbella sp. HUAS MG21 genome encodes:
- a CDS encoding ABC transporter ATP-binding protein, with amino-acid sequence MTTTQSTQQAPPEVEEDEKDQNWRGVFEEDPDREISRATSIRLKEDSRKLLGELLRPYQKLIWLLVVIVLVENGARLAVPYLVHLGIDNGIPPILAGEGSRELVTIVITVLAMALLQAWARQLFLMRSGRLGQTILLGLRKRVFDHFQRLSPAFHDKFTSGRVISRLTSDVQVIDEMLANGFDGLVTAVLTLVGTSIILLTLDLKLGLLALLSFPALLILTAWFRKRSAVVYRQTREAVVLVIVHFVESMTGIRAVQAFRREPRNEEIFHGVNDRYRRANLESFRLNAIFMPSIKGVGNITIVAILAYGGYQAYHGHVTVGVLTAFLLYLRQFFEPLQDISQFYNTFLSASAALEKLSGVLNETPDVPEPIKPAKPAPSRGHLELRNVRFEYVDGVPVLPGLQLDVPAGQTLALVGTTGAGKTTIAKLVARFYDPTGGHLLLDGVDLRDLSEDDLRARVVMVTQENFLFTGSVADNIRFGKPDATMAEVVEAAKVIGAHDFIMALPNGYETAVEKRGSRLSAGQRQLVAFARAFLADPAVLILDEATSSLDIPSERLIQRALKTILADRTAIVIAHRLSTVETADRVLVLEHGRIIEDGAPDHLITTDGHYAGLHQAWEDSLA; translated from the coding sequence ATGACAACAACGCAGTCGACACAGCAGGCACCTCCCGAGGTGGAGGAGGACGAGAAGGACCAGAACTGGCGGGGCGTGTTCGAGGAGGATCCCGATCGGGAGATCTCCCGGGCAACCAGCATCCGGCTGAAGGAGGACTCCCGGAAGCTGCTCGGTGAGCTGCTCCGGCCCTACCAGAAGCTGATCTGGCTGCTGGTCGTGATCGTCCTCGTCGAGAACGGCGCCCGGCTCGCCGTGCCGTACCTGGTCCACCTGGGCATCGACAACGGCATCCCGCCGATCCTCGCCGGCGAGGGCTCGCGGGAGCTGGTCACGATCGTGATCACCGTGCTGGCGATGGCGTTGCTGCAGGCGTGGGCGCGGCAGCTGTTCCTGATGCGCTCGGGCCGGCTCGGCCAGACGATCCTGCTCGGGCTGCGGAAGCGGGTGTTCGACCACTTCCAGCGGCTGAGCCCCGCGTTCCACGACAAGTTCACGTCGGGCCGGGTGATCTCCCGGCTGACCTCGGACGTCCAGGTCATCGACGAGATGCTGGCGAACGGCTTCGACGGCCTCGTGACCGCGGTACTGACCCTGGTCGGTACGTCGATCATCCTGCTCACCCTGGACCTGAAGCTCGGGCTGCTCGCCCTGCTGTCGTTCCCGGCGCTGCTGATCCTGACGGCGTGGTTCCGGAAGCGGTCCGCGGTCGTCTACCGGCAGACACGGGAGGCCGTCGTACTCGTCATCGTGCACTTCGTCGAGTCGATGACGGGTATCCGCGCGGTGCAGGCGTTCCGCCGGGAGCCGCGCAACGAGGAAATCTTCCACGGCGTCAACGACCGCTACCGGCGGGCGAACCTCGAGTCGTTCCGGCTGAACGCGATCTTCATGCCGTCGATCAAGGGCGTCGGCAACATCACCATCGTCGCGATCCTGGCGTACGGCGGGTACCAGGCGTACCACGGCCACGTGACGGTCGGTGTGCTGACCGCGTTCCTGCTGTACCTGCGGCAGTTCTTCGAGCCGCTGCAGGACATCTCGCAGTTCTACAACACCTTCCTGTCCGCGAGTGCGGCGCTGGAGAAGCTGTCCGGGGTGCTGAACGAGACCCCGGACGTGCCGGAGCCGATCAAGCCCGCCAAGCCGGCCCCGTCGCGCGGTCACCTCGAGCTGCGCAACGTCCGCTTCGAGTACGTCGACGGCGTACCGGTGCTGCCGGGCCTGCAGCTGGACGTGCCGGCCGGCCAGACCCTGGCCCTGGTCGGTACGACGGGTGCGGGCAAGACGACGATCGCCAAACTGGTGGCGCGGTTCTACGACCCGACCGGCGGCCACCTGCTGCTCGACGGCGTGGACCTGCGCGACCTGTCCGAGGACGACCTGCGCGCGCGGGTCGTGATGGTGACGCAGGAGAACTTCCTGTTCACCGGCTCGGTCGCCGACAACATCCGGTTCGGCAAGCCGGACGCCACGATGGCGGAGGTCGTCGAGGCCGCGAAGGTGATCGGCGCGCACGACTTCATCATGGCCTTGCCGAACGGGTACGAGACCGCGGTCGAGAAGCGCGGCTCGCGGCTGTCCGCGGGCCAGCGGCAGCTGGTCGCGTTCGCGCGGGCGTTCCTGGCCGATCCCGCCGTGCTGATCCTGGACGAGGCGACGTCCAGCCTGGACATCCCGAGCGAGCGTCTGATCCAGCGGGCGCTGAAGACGATCCTCGCCGACCGGACGGCGATCGTCATCGCGCACCGGCTGTCCACGGTCGAGACCGCCGACCGCGTCCTGGTGCTGGAACACGGCCGGATCATCGAGGACGGCGCTCCGGACCACCTGATCACGACCGACGGGCACTACGCCGGTCTGCACCAGGCCTGGGAGGACTCGCTGGCCTGA
- a CDS encoding DivIVA domain-containing protein, giving the protein MTNGKHRHGSSHYRTPEAIRGETFRRRFRGLDADEVYGYIDLLADQVQATARDLTECRAENERLQAELRRCRADLQRVQGELDEYEQAGDRVNEQIVELFSQAQLVAEEMVQDVSRDARERISQARAHERRIVEEAMDNAGQQVRTYAQTAQERMQSIVDSFASEVDRLGSTPQSGGPGAAVPRQKDAWFDEMSDWQIRLRNGRGPESPGTD; this is encoded by the coding sequence GTGACGAACGGCAAGCACCGCCACGGCTCCTCGCACTACCGGACCCCCGAGGCGATCCGGGGTGAGACGTTCCGGCGCCGGTTCCGCGGGCTCGACGCGGACGAGGTGTACGGCTACATCGACCTGCTCGCCGACCAGGTGCAGGCGACGGCGCGGGACCTCACCGAATGCCGGGCGGAGAACGAACGGCTCCAGGCGGAGCTGCGGCGCTGCCGGGCAGACCTGCAGCGCGTCCAGGGGGAGCTGGACGAGTACGAGCAGGCCGGCGACCGCGTGAACGAGCAGATCGTCGAGCTGTTCAGCCAGGCGCAGCTGGTGGCCGAGGAGATGGTCCAGGACGTCAGCCGGGACGCCCGCGAGCGCATCAGCCAGGCGCGCGCGCACGAGCGCAGGATCGTCGAGGAGGCGATGGACAACGCCGGCCAGCAGGTGCGGACGTACGCGCAGACCGCGCAGGAGCGGATGCAGTCGATCGTGGACTCGTTCGCGAGCGAGGTCGACCGCCTGGGGAGTACGCCGCAGTCCGGCGGCCCGGGCGCCGCGGTACCGCGGCAGAAGGACGCCTGGTTCGACGAGATGAGCGACTGGCAGATCCGCCTGCGCAACGGGCGCGGCCCGGAGTCCCCAGGCACGGACTGA
- a CDS encoding MFS transporter translates to MTWVVRGEFRKLWIAQLVSASGSAVTTVALPLVAVVNLQASAVQMGALSALTIAPHLVLGLLAGVWADRWSLRRLLIWTDIGRLLLLGSVPAAAALGWLRIEQLYVVAVLTGVLTLLSDTASQTMLPALVPREDLIRANSAALLNLNLASTLGPSAAGFLVQVLTAPFAILVDAASYVVSAVASYRIREPARAPAKPRSEVRLSAGLRVLFGDRMLAPLVVSAGVAAMAGATQGPLIVLFLVRELDKSAAFVGLTLTTQGAAAIAGTFVATAWCRRVGLGRSYLSGVLLASLSGVALFTAQTPFILLGQVCAGVGMALFAVPQRTLRQALAPPHLLGQVTASWRTLVIGGQTVGAAVSGVLASALQIRPTLLVASAGMLAGLLVAALSPLRALRELPESMTAH, encoded by the coding sequence ATGACATGGGTCGTGAGGGGCGAGTTCCGCAAACTGTGGATCGCACAGCTGGTGTCGGCGTCGGGCAGTGCGGTCACCACCGTCGCACTGCCGCTGGTCGCTGTCGTGAACCTGCAGGCGTCTGCGGTGCAGATGGGCGCACTGTCCGCGCTGACGATCGCGCCGCATCTGGTGCTGGGTCTGCTGGCCGGAGTCTGGGCAGATAGGTGGTCGCTGCGCCGCCTCCTGATCTGGACCGACATCGGACGGCTCCTGCTCCTCGGCTCGGTGCCCGCTGCTGCGGCACTCGGCTGGCTCCGGATCGAACAGCTGTACGTCGTCGCAGTACTGACCGGAGTACTGACTCTGCTCTCGGACACCGCCTCGCAGACGATGTTGCCGGCACTGGTACCGCGTGAGGACCTCATACGAGCCAACAGCGCGGCCCTGCTCAATCTGAACCTCGCCTCCACGCTAGGACCGTCCGCGGCGGGCTTCCTCGTCCAGGTGCTCACGGCACCGTTCGCGATCCTCGTCGACGCCGCGTCGTACGTCGTGTCCGCTGTGGCGTCGTACCGCATCCGCGAGCCGGCCCGGGCACCGGCCAAGCCGCGGTCGGAGGTACGGCTGTCAGCCGGCCTGCGGGTGCTCTTCGGCGACCGGATGCTCGCGCCGCTCGTAGTGTCGGCCGGTGTCGCCGCGATGGCCGGGGCGACGCAGGGACCGCTGATCGTGCTCTTCCTGGTCCGGGAGCTGGACAAGTCAGCGGCCTTCGTCGGGCTGACTCTCACGACGCAAGGGGCCGCTGCCATCGCCGGTACCTTCGTCGCCACGGCCTGGTGCCGTCGCGTCGGTCTCGGACGCTCCTACCTTTCGGGTGTTCTCCTGGCGTCGCTCAGCGGCGTTGCGCTGTTCACCGCGCAGACACCGTTCATCCTTCTCGGACAGGTCTGCGCCGGCGTCGGCATGGCATTGTTCGCCGTACCGCAGCGGACCCTGCGGCAGGCGCTCGCGCCACCGCACCTGCTGGGTCAGGTGACCGCCTCCTGGCGCACGCTGGTGATCGGCGGCCAGACGGTCGGCGCCGCGGTCTCCGGTGTGCTGGCGTCCGCCCTGCAGATCCGGCCGACGCTGCTGGTCGCCAGCGCCGGGATGCTCGCCGGACTCCTGGTCGCCGCGCTGTCCCCACTGCGCGCGCTGCGTGAGCTCCCGGAATCGATGACCGCGCACTGA
- a CDS encoding MoxR family ATPase, translating into MQAGITVSAAQLPEVLLHVAVVRPVFLWGAPGIGKSSLVRAFAESLGLECVTLLGTQLAPEDLIGVPQIVDGRSRFAPPTAIARDEPYCLFLDELNASSAEVQKAFYSLILDRRIGEYELPEGSVVIGAGNRATDNALARPMASALVNRLVHIHLHASASDWLRWAGTAGIHPWVLEYLRNRPDHLWTAPPKTEEPFSTPRSWHMLSDALHSYGDDVPDETLRVLAFGTLSAAHASAFRAYVKTVRHAFGLDAVLKGEAGWPTAPEDRDLLYFLAETFRARLIKELAADKASASPAARQLAHRGKALLVELAEISLEVAQLVIASDDEGRPVLPTWFLVEVSRDLPRLVAARA; encoded by the coding sequence ATGCAGGCGGGAATCACGGTATCGGCGGCCCAGCTGCCCGAAGTACTGCTGCACGTGGCAGTGGTACGCCCGGTCTTCCTCTGGGGCGCACCGGGGATCGGGAAGAGCAGCCTGGTGCGGGCGTTCGCGGAGTCGCTCGGGCTGGAGTGTGTGACGCTCCTGGGTACGCAGCTCGCGCCGGAGGACCTCATCGGTGTACCGCAGATCGTCGACGGCCGCAGCCGGTTCGCGCCGCCGACGGCGATCGCCCGCGACGAGCCGTACTGCCTGTTCCTCGACGAGCTGAACGCCTCGTCCGCCGAGGTGCAGAAGGCGTTCTACTCGCTCATCCTGGACCGCCGCATCGGCGAGTACGAGCTGCCCGAAGGGTCCGTGGTGATCGGCGCCGGCAACCGCGCCACCGACAACGCTCTGGCCCGGCCGATGGCGAGCGCCCTGGTCAACCGGCTTGTCCACATCCACCTGCACGCGTCCGCGAGCGACTGGCTGCGCTGGGCGGGCACCGCGGGCATCCACCCGTGGGTGCTGGAGTACCTGCGCAACCGCCCCGACCACCTGTGGACCGCGCCGCCGAAGACGGAGGAGCCGTTCTCCACGCCGCGCAGTTGGCACATGCTGTCCGACGCCCTGCACTCGTACGGCGACGACGTACCCGACGAGACGCTCCGGGTCCTTGCCTTCGGCACCTTGTCCGCCGCGCACGCGTCCGCGTTCCGCGCGTACGTGAAGACGGTCCGGCACGCGTTCGGGCTGGACGCCGTACTCAAGGGCGAGGCCGGGTGGCCTACGGCGCCGGAGGACCGTGACCTGCTGTACTTCCTCGCCGAGACGTTCCGCGCGCGCCTGATCAAGGAGCTGGCCGCCGACAAGGCCTCCGCCAGTCCGGCCGCCCGGCAGCTCGCGCACCGGGGCAAGGCGCTGCTGGTCGAGCTCGCGGAGATCTCGCTGGAGGTGGCGCAGCTGGTGATCGCGTCCGACGACGAGGGCCGCCCTGTCCTGCCGACGTGGTTCCTGGTCGAGGTCAGCCGCGACCTGCCACGGCTGGTCGCGGCCAGGGCCTAG
- a CDS encoding globin domain-containing protein — MDANALQRSWDRVTEHGEQVPLYFYSHLFVSYPEVRSMFPLSMSHQRDKFVSALGRIVSHADQIENDAAFVQHLGRDHRKYAVVADHYNAVGASLCATLKHFLGPEWDEELAMHWTAAYQVIARIMVEAAETSSEVSPDWWDADVLSVERRTMDLTLLTVRPRRAYHFLPGQSLSMEIPQRPRLWRYFSPANAPRQDGSIDLHVQQIDGGQVSPAVVRTLKAGDVVKLGAPVGERLTRRADDVRDLLMVTGGTGLAPLLAVLEQIDNEWTRSRTAPRVHLLHGVRMPWHLYERPRLRELAQTRPWFEYTEVVSDDGSYPGTRGKVGTVAARQDLYGRTAMVCGGPQMVAHTLERLTGAGLDPRHIKYEHFYYAAGDEQTADPALTRSGDNK; from the coding sequence ATGGATGCCAACGCACTCCAGCGCAGCTGGGACCGGGTGACGGAACACGGTGAGCAGGTACCGCTGTACTTCTACTCGCACCTGTTCGTGTCCTATCCCGAAGTACGGTCGATGTTCCCGCTGTCGATGTCGCACCAGCGGGACAAGTTCGTCAGCGCACTCGGCCGGATCGTCAGCCACGCCGACCAGATCGAGAACGACGCGGCGTTCGTGCAGCACCTCGGCCGCGACCACCGCAAGTACGCCGTCGTCGCCGACCACTACAACGCGGTCGGCGCCTCGCTGTGCGCGACGCTGAAGCACTTCCTCGGCCCGGAGTGGGACGAGGAGCTCGCCATGCACTGGACCGCGGCGTACCAGGTGATCGCGCGGATCATGGTCGAGGCGGCCGAGACCTCCTCGGAGGTCAGCCCGGACTGGTGGGACGCCGACGTGCTCTCGGTCGAGCGGCGGACGATGGACCTCACGCTGCTCACCGTGCGGCCGCGGCGCGCGTACCACTTCCTCCCCGGCCAGTCGCTGTCGATGGAGATCCCGCAACGGCCCAGGCTGTGGCGGTACTTCAGCCCGGCCAACGCGCCACGCCAGGACGGTTCGATCGACCTGCACGTCCAGCAGATCGACGGCGGGCAGGTGAGCCCGGCCGTGGTCCGGACGCTGAAGGCCGGTGACGTCGTGAAGCTCGGCGCGCCGGTCGGCGAGCGGCTGACGCGGCGCGCTGACGACGTCCGCGATCTGCTGATGGTGACCGGCGGGACCGGTCTGGCGCCGCTGCTGGCGGTGCTCGAGCAGATCGACAACGAGTGGACGCGGTCGCGGACCGCCCCGCGGGTGCACCTGCTGCACGGGGTGCGGATGCCCTGGCACCTGTACGAGCGTCCACGGTTGCGGGAGCTGGCGCAGACGCGGCCCTGGTTCGAATACACGGAGGTCGTGTCGGACGACGGGTCCTACCCCGGGACGCGCGGCAAGGTCGGCACGGTCGCGGCCCGGCAGGACCTCTACGGGCGTACGGCGATGGTGTGCGGCGGCCCGCAGATGGTCGCGCACACGCTGGAGCGCCTGACCGGCGCCGGCCTGGACCCGCGGCACATCAAGTACGAGCACTTCTACTACGCGGCGGGGGACGAGCAGACAGCCGACCCGGCGCTGACCAGGTCAGGAGACAACAAGTGA
- a CDS encoding ABC transporter ATP-binding protein gives MFSTAMLGVAVSLTIPLVTKAIIDGPVTRRELSMLVPLALLALGLSISEVVLVWMRRWAQSKTVSDLEATLRHDLYVRLQSLPMEFHTRWQSGQLLSRVTTDLSIIRRFMGFGLLFLVMNILQLAVVTVLLLQLYWPLGLVVLVAAVPIVMVSLKFEKKYLRISRKVQDQEGDLATRIEESALGFRVIKAFGRRPHVQRQFDDEATALYDTEVEKVRLASRFWSFLGVIPNLTLVIVLLLGALAVGREAITLGTLVAFITLMLSLVWPVTSLGAILAMAQEAMTAADRISEILDTHSVIKSGSDELTGARGHLRFEHVGFRFSDDSSEVLHDINLDLTPGTTLALVGATGSGKTTLTALVPRLYDVTAGRITIDGHDIRDLSLVSLRTAVASAFDDPTLFSMSVRENLTLGRPDATEAEVQQALEVAQAQFANDLPWGLETRVGEQGMSLSGGQRQRLALARAVLARPAVLVLDDTLSALDVHTEALVEEALQNVLADTTGIVVAHRASTVMLADKVALLQNGTITHVGTHHELLATVPEYRHLLAAEEEEVHA, from the coding sequence ATGTTCAGCACCGCGATGCTGGGCGTCGCGGTCAGCCTCACCATCCCGCTGGTCACCAAGGCCATCATCGACGGCCCGGTCACCCGCCGGGAGCTGAGCATGCTGGTCCCGCTGGCCCTGCTGGCCCTCGGCCTCAGCATCTCCGAGGTCGTCCTGGTCTGGATGCGCCGCTGGGCGCAGTCCAAGACCGTCAGCGACCTCGAAGCCACCCTGCGGCACGACCTGTACGTCCGGCTGCAGTCGCTGCCGATGGAGTTCCACACCCGCTGGCAGAGTGGCCAGCTGCTGTCCCGCGTCACCACGGACCTGTCCATCATCCGCCGGTTCATGGGCTTCGGCCTGCTGTTCCTGGTGATGAACATCCTGCAGCTGGCCGTGGTCACGGTCCTGCTGCTCCAGCTCTACTGGCCGCTCGGCCTGGTGGTCCTGGTGGCCGCCGTACCGATCGTCATGGTCTCGCTGAAGTTCGAGAAGAAGTACCTGCGGATCTCCCGCAAGGTGCAGGACCAGGAGGGCGACCTGGCCACCCGGATCGAGGAGTCGGCGCTCGGCTTCCGGGTGATCAAGGCGTTCGGCCGCCGGCCGCACGTGCAGCGGCAGTTCGACGACGAGGCGACCGCGCTGTACGACACCGAGGTCGAGAAGGTCCGGCTCGCGTCGCGGTTCTGGAGCTTCCTCGGCGTCATCCCGAACCTGACGCTGGTGATCGTGCTGCTGCTCGGCGCGCTCGCCGTCGGCCGGGAGGCGATCACGCTCGGCACCCTGGTCGCGTTCATCACGCTGATGCTGTCGCTGGTCTGGCCGGTCACCTCGCTCGGCGCGATCCTGGCGATGGCCCAGGAGGCGATGACCGCGGCGGACCGGATCAGCGAGATCCTCGACACCCACTCGGTGATCAAGTCCGGATCGGACGAGCTCACCGGCGCCCGCGGTCACCTGCGCTTCGAGCACGTCGGCTTCCGGTTCTCCGACGACTCCAGCGAGGTGCTGCACGACATCAACCTGGACCTGACCCCTGGTACGACGCTCGCCCTGGTCGGCGCCACCGGGTCCGGCAAGACCACCCTCACCGCACTGGTCCCCCGGCTGTACGACGTGACCGCCGGGCGGATCACCATCGACGGGCACGACATCCGGGACCTGTCCCTGGTGTCACTACGCACCGCTGTCGCCTCCGCGTTCGACGACCCGACGCTGTTCTCGATGAGCGTCCGGGAGAACCTCACGCTCGGCCGGCCGGATGCGACCGAGGCGGAGGTCCAGCAGGCGCTGGAGGTCGCCCAGGCGCAGTTCGCCAATGACCTGCCCTGGGGGCTTGAGACACGGGTCGGTGAGCAGGGCATGTCCCTGTCCGGTGGTCAGCGGCAGCGGCTGGCGCTGGCGCGCGCAGTACTTGCCAGGCCCGCCGTACTGGTGCTGGACGACACCCTGTCCGCGCTCGACGTCCACACCGAGGCCCTGGTCGAGGAGGCGCTGCAGAACGTGCTCGCCGACACCACCGGCATCGTGGTCGCGCACCGCGCGTCGACCGTGATGCTGGCCGACAAGGTCGCCCTGCTGCAGAACGGCACCATCACCCACGTCGGAACCCACCACGAGCTGCTGGCCACGGTCCCGGAGTACCGGCACCTGCTGGCGGCGGAAGAAGAGGAGGTGCACGCATGA